A single window of Pogoniulus pusillus isolate bPogPus1 chromosome 11, bPogPus1.pri, whole genome shotgun sequence DNA harbors:
- the LOC135179787 gene encoding acrosin-like, with amino-acid sequence MSRVVGGINAQPGAWPWIVSIQQVVGAGLGHICGGSLISSQWVLTAAHCFVGTGKTYYVAAGITYFSNPEPETQLRFVKRVLLHRGYDNATMSNDIALLELDHPVRCGYHVQLACVPDPSLRVAELSNCYVAGWGSTRARSGTTPLGLQEAKVHLIDLRLCNSTHWYAGAVHSHNLCAGYPQGRIDTCQGDSGGPLVCQAKNADYFWLVGLTSWGTGCARARKPGIYTSTQHFYRWILVQMGLYPNTRATAAARAWSTSPMASTPAQKPLPMPLGWVNSSPLLQENEE; translated from the exons ATGTCTCGCGTCGTGGGTGGCATCAACGCCCAGCCAGGGGCGTGGCCCTGGATCGTCAGCATCCAGCAAGTAGTGGGAGCAGGACTGGGGCACATCTGTGGAGGGTCCCTGATCAGCTCCCAGTGGGTGCTCACGGCAGCTCACTGCTTCGTTGGGACGGG CAAGACCTACTACGTGGCGGCAGGGATCACCTACTTCTCCAACCCGGAGCCCGAGACCCAGCTGCGCTTCGTCAAGCGAGTGCTGCTGCACCGCGGCTACGACAACGCCACCATGAGCAACGACATcgccctgctggagctggaccACCCTGTGCGCTGCGGCTACCACGTCCAGCTGGCCTGCGTGCCCGACCCCTCGCTGCGCGTCGCCGAGCTCAGCAACTGCTACGTGGCCGGCTGGGGGTCCACCAGGGCCAGAT ctgggACTACAccgctggggctgcaggaggccaaGGTGCACCTCATCGACCTCCGCCTGTGCAACAGCACCCACTGGTACGCGGGAGCTGTccacagccacaacctctgtgcTGGCTACCCCCAGGGGCGCATCGACACCTGCCAG GGCGACAGTGGAGGTCCCCTCGTGTGCCAGGCCAAAAACGCTGACTACTTCTGGCTGGTGGGGCTGACcagctgggggacaggctgtgccagggcaaggaagCCTGGCATCTACACCTCCACCCAGCACTTCTACAGGTGGATTCTGGTCCAGATGGGGCTATACCCAAATACAAGGGCTACTGCAGCAGCACGGGCATGGAGCACTTCTCCCATGGCCTCAACACCTGCTCAGAAGCCACTGCCAATGCCCTTGGGCTGGGTGAACTCCAGCCCACTCCTGCAGGAGAATGAGGAGTGA